The Apium graveolens cultivar Ventura chromosome 3, ASM990537v1, whole genome shotgun sequence sequence gcGGGAGGACTAAGGTTCGATTCTCAGCCACCCCAACATTCTCACAATTTATTGTGTACACTAAAGGCAATTAATGCCCCAAAGATGGGCGCCGgtgttccactcttcgacccataaatgggctttcaagtgagggggagtgttaaatatatgatcctattggggccttcctctaataccttaagattttagatgagctggttactcaacatagtatcatgttaaatatatgatcctattggggtcTTACTCTAATACCTTACGGTTTTAGATGAAGGCCCCAACAcaggatcatatatttaacaatttttaatatGTTGCCGTGAACAAGATGGAAATAGATTAGCTGATTGCATTTAGCTTTAGTCTTATTAACAGATTATGAGGCTTTTTTCTAGAACTATCGTCGACAATATATGCCAATCAAATTAAAAGTTCTTGCATCGGATTCATTAGTCAAAATACAATTTACACAGTAAATTGGCAAAGAAATCGTACAAATCTTCCAAAAATAATAATATCAGCGATCAGCACCAGGCATTTGTAGCTCTTGCcaacaatttttgaaattctcATGCACACAGCAAAGCAGAAAAAGACCACCAAACTCAGTAATTGTAGCCAATTAGGATTTACATTTGTGCAGGTAAAGTCAGCCTCTCAGTTGGATCATAAAGCCGCTCGTACAGCCCCTGCAAGAAGGAGGATTGACGACAAATAATTCACCGTGACTGCATTTTAAGCTTAAGGTTTTATACTGTATTGGAAAACCTGGGCAACATCATGCTAGTCTGGCATTAGTCTATATGTAGAGCCAAGAGTGAGAGATTACCCTGATGGTCGCTGAGAGCAGCCTTTTTTATTTTCATTGGCATGCATTACATCAAGACCAATGAACCATGATCCAACACTGACATCATCATGTGCATATAAATAGAAGGTTGATCCGCCAAAAAAACGTTATATGTTAATTTGCAACATATTTGCTCCACAACTTTTAACCACTATCCCTTCATTAACAAGACCGTGTAACTCacccttttcttcttcttttttctttcgCCACAGGGTTGTGTAGATCACTCATAAGTTATCACAACAAAAGTGAAAGTTGATTTGTATTATCCTAGAGACCGAGAAACTAGAACTTCCATGACCGCTTGTATCATTTCACATAAGACAAAAGACTGAAAACTAGCACCCTACCTGTTAATTAGGATAAAATGAGCCAATGCTCGTGGAATTGCATATATCTCACTGGAGGCATGCTGAAAGTATCTATGTACGATAAAGATATTAGCAGGCTACATTAAATATAATTCAGAAGATTAATCAGCAGCTTTGAGAGAAAATATCACGATCATACGTACTACTTCGATTCTTCGAGTCCTACCATAAGCAAACTaaagtaaataattaataaaaatatttaaaatttacataaaatttAGTAGCGCAAGTGGGTTCACATTATATACATAACCAGTAACTTTGACATACAGTTTATACGAAAAATAATTTTCCCGAAGGCGCATCCACTTATCCTCATCCAAAAAGCCCAAATAAATTTCAAACTACATACTTCCTTCCAATTGTCGTGAACCCAATCAAGAGTGGAAATTTATCCGTCGGACCAGTTACTTACATTGGCTGCACATCGATACATCACTGATATGACCTATTGATCCAAATACACTAACTATTTTTGTTTGTGCAAAATAACATACAATTGCGAAAACTATGGCTTAGAGTTCACATAAACTATATCCGGAACGAAGAGTATAGCAACAGTAACAATGACCCACGTTTAATCATTAATGTCTGCCTGTTATATTAGTAACTGTGACTGAAGTGGGCATTAGAAAAAAAATGTGAAATGCTAATAGATACACAAGCACAGATATAATCGACATAGTTATACTCATGATTCTGTATGATTTGCTTTGCTGCTATGGAATATCTACACATGAAAATAACATTGAGATTCCCTACTAGGTTGAAATACCCTGAATCAAACAGCCCTATTGTATTTATATCACATCTTAGTATAGTATTAAGTAATTTTTGTTTTGTATTATTATAACTTTATGATACTTCCATTTTTGTTATGCTAGTCCTAATTCTGATTGACAATTTTTGTATATCATTATAATACCTACCGAGTAGCTTTCATTAATAATTGATCCACTTTTGGAGTTGATGCTGCATAAATCCTATTCAACCAGCTGCAACAATGTCAACATTAAGGTAAGCTACAGCCCTTGAGGCTAGCCTTTCTCTATTCTCTTTAACCTATCATATTGATCCTATCTGAAAAATGGTAACAACTTAAATTAAGTAATTTAATTGTGTGCATCTCTAGTTTGTGTTCAGTAAAATagagagttagagaaagagaCCAAGTCATACTCTTTTGCATCCCAATTATAAAAGATGAAGGTCAATCTTGGTTTTCACCCCTTTTTCTGCAACTTCCTTGGCCTATCAGCAACACAATTACAAAGATGATTGTCAATCTTGGTTTTCACCCCTTTTTCTGCAACTTCCTTAGCTTATCAGCAACCTGAGTAAAGCAAGTAATCAGGTGTGGCCGCATGGGGAATGTTAATACTTTAACGTGGAGACCTTGATCTAAGCATACCTTTATAAAAGAGCCTGCATAAACCCTGCATGACCTGAAGTAAAGCTGCTGTGCCGCTGTTGGGTCAACAGCTCCAAAAGTCCAAGCCACCTGATAATTACCTTTCTACAAAAAAGCTTAATCACTTTAATAAATCACTGTTATTCTATggatttaaatatatatatcctTCTTTCACCAACACATATAAATACTTGACTTAAAAAAAAAGAACTGATAATAGCATAGTGAAAGGAGGAATCCTCACTTTCTCTTCTGAACCACCTGGGCTTCGAGCCATTTTCTTGTATTTTTCTTGAGTGCAACATAACACACCCAGACCTGAAGCGTATTTCCATTTGAGCCCAGCTCCATTCAAGAAATATATACTCAGAGAACCACATTGACCGGCCTATAACCTGCTCATAGAGCATTAAATTTTAATGGCATTATCCTAAAAGACTTAGATGTTTAACAAGGTAGTATAAAAATATACCAACTACATATAAAAGGATTGAAGAAACTATAAATATTGACTAAAACCTTAATTATTTAGCATGTTTTCCAGTGAATAATTTAAGGTACCATAATCCAataacaaaatcatttatttagttACAGAGGAAGGTGTCAACGGTACCCATAAACAATAAAGGGGGCTCCAACAGACCAACCTATAAACCACTAAAAAAGAAAATACATTGGTTAAACAAATTGTTTAAGTAGAAAATTTGCAAACTTTGATAGCAGAACCGAACAAGAAAATTATTGGAATTACACATATAGCTCGCCTAGCCTAGGATACCAAAATAAGTGAGTACCTTTTAAATTTTTTCCAAATTAATGTAGTATGTTGAGAGTTCAAGTCACGGTCTTGTAAAGAGGAGAAGCATCGCAGATTTTATCAAACACGGTTCATCTAATTTGGCTATTTTTGAACGGACCATAATTTTTCTATTACCAGTGTCCATGGACACAAGTGAGCAGATCCTGGACACGCCAAATTTCAAAAAATCTTAAAAAATATGCAAGTCCTCAGTTGGACAGCTACGGAGTCTATGTAAAAAGGAACCAATTCCACCCCCTTTTTCAGTTTCATGAGTATTTAAGAAAAGCAATTAAAAATCCCAGTTTCAACAAAGAAAGTTCTAATCAAGTTCTTATAATGAAAAATCCTTAGTGAACATTTAACTCTTCAGAGAAATTCCATTCAAAGTGAATTTAAAGCACTTACAGGGAGGAACTTGGATGATTTCTTCATAACAGCTAAGCACTACCAAGTCAACCTTATCGCTGGTGTGTGAAACAATATAATTAGCAGCGCACAAAACATATAGTAATAAAAAGTTAAATATGAAAAACATTGCAATTTAATTTTCCTTGACGTCCAAAGGTTAGTAGTAAGTACGGAAGCAATGGGCAAGGTATCCTTCTTGATATAGAATTCTTTCGAACTTTACACATAAGTCTGCATAATAAAACTTATATGTTATCCGACTTATTTATTCTTAAATTAATCTAATTCAGATATATTAGAGCGATTCATTAGAACCATTCTTTCTTTCCGCAATCTAACACAACTTAGAACCTACTGGCAATAGAGCTTTACTTTTCCGACAACCTATGCAAGCCAAGTTCTCCTGCCTTTTAGCCAAAAACCAAGAGAGGCCAGATTGATTTCGGTGTGTTTTATATCCAGCTTGGTATATTTGCCTCCAAAAGTTGCTTTGGAGCTGCAAAAACAGGTAGTTGGTAACAAAGTTGTTTACAACATCAGAGGAACATTTAAGGTGAGGGTCAACTTTGGTTTGATTCACTTCCACTAATAGTTGCATAGAAGATGCCAATTAGAATTGACAAGTCCTCCAACTCACCAACTGGCATCCTTATCACCAGAAGCTGTAAAATTAAGAGATGAAAAACACATTCTTCCCCTGTTTTAGTTCATCTCCACTGAAATTTCTTTCATAGCAAAAAGAGTGAAAACTTCAAATGTATAGATTGATGTCATGCATATGGTTCTGTATGCAGAATTGATTATCAAAAAAACAGACAGACCTTATATTATATACTAATTGCATATTCCATAGAAAGTTCTAACAATTTAATTATCCAAGAGTATCCTCAATATCAAAATAATAACACAAGCACAAAAATAGATGACACATTGACAAGCACCAAAAAGACATTCATATATAAGTGCGCCCTCTGGTAGGCTTTCCGGGTTCTCTATAAACATTATAGTATATCCGCAAAACATGAATCAACTTGTTTGTACTAGCTTTTCTGGGTTCTCAATCCAAGTTGCAAAATATCCAAAAAACATGAATCGACTTGCTTAACAAATTGCCAACCAAGGGGTAAATTACATCAATTAGGTTCAAATTATAGCCATctgattttgaaatatttatcaCATTGGACTTTAGCTTGCTATTTTATATAGTTCATCAGGAAAGCCAACAATGTCAAACCAATGCAAGTATTAGAAATATGTTCTTTATATCTACCAAGCTCACATAAAACAAATTGCAAAAATGTAGACTTGCCATGGGAATGATCAATCATCTCAAATGACCTAAGTAGACTTCAGGCGGTGATAACTGTAAAATCCACATCAAAAGAACCCACGACTACTAATTCTTTTTCTAGAACATCCAATTAGAAGTTAAATTGTCCTTTGGCATTGACAGGTTTACGGTACCAAACACACGGGTTTCCGTAAAGTAAGTACATTCCACCAATTCCCACTTCACACTAACTGTGTATCTGTGTGTAGGTGATGGAAAGTGTCACAGAATGGGGTTGCGCCATCAGTTTCCTAATTTGGAGATATAATTATTTCATACTAATGACTCGTTTCTAACAAGATCTTAGCGCACCTGTACGTTCAAAATCTAATTACCATAATACATAAACATTAAAAACCTAAATGGAGCAAAGGAATATACCTAAGGAGAAGCAAAGACTTTTTGAAGTATAGAACCCTTTTAGCAGCATCCGATTCAAGTATCTGGTATATTACAAAGAGGGATCTAATATCATCAACAAAAGACCATCGATCATATAATTGCAGAAAACAATATGCAATTATGCAATGTAGTTAGGGATGTCGCACACGTCCTTCAAACATTCAAACATCCTATTGCTTGAACATCATAAGCTTTACAAGCCAATGTGAGGGCAATTTACATAGAACATAATCATCAATGACTTTGATATAGAATATAACGAAAAAATTGAACTTTAATTAGATTCATATGCATCAATAAAAAACTACAATAATAGCAAtttcatataaaataaaatttacttaACGATTAAACTAAAACTGTCAATAATATTTTCTCTGAGCTTCAGCTACATGAAAGTCATTATTTATGATTGTGGATGAGTCATGCACATTCACTTCCTAGGGATAGGCCACATGTTCAAATAAATTGACAGAAACCATTTCATTCACatgtatttttttatcaaaaaacATTCAGTGCCCTCATCCTCATCCTCAATGTCCATGTCCATGTCTTCGTCCTAAACCCGGTCGTCAATTCTCTTGCCTTTTTCGAATCCATAACCTACAATGTAGACCATATGGTCTGCACCATACGGTTTTCCGCTTGTATTAACAGTTTGGATTGTGAAAGACTCCGATTATACTTATAAACTGCAGGATGTTTGGTTTTTATTATCGGTATCGCCTTTTCATTCTCCAAAATTCGGTAGGTATCAATGAATACTCttttaggagttgttctgaggGCATAAATTGTTCCATCAAAATTGGGGTAAAATTGTTTCCGAGGAGAGGTTGCTCATCCAGATAATCAGACTTAAAAAATGTACCAAAAGATTTCAAATACTGAAATATCTCGGATACAGTTGCCCCGAAACCATTACCTCTGCCGTAGGACGGCCACACATATGGATTCACCGAATGAGCAGGAGGTTTTGCTTTCATATCGAAAAAAGAGCTCAAAAATGATAACCAATCACGCATCTCACTGGCTGATATAtcttccttcaacggatgtttctcCAGATAGGCGATATCTCTTACGCATACTTGGATCGAGAAATTCCAACACTGGCCCGTATAAGATTGTAAAGATACCGGAGAAAAGGGCAATTCATATCGCCAATCTTTGACAACATTCCAATTACCTGGAAAATCTCCTTTACTAATGCTTTCGAAGAGTGTGTATTTTTActgaattagggttagggttatGAACGGGTATCAATGGGCGGCTGTGGCTGTAAAATCGTATTTCATTTCTACTTCAATTTGGATTAGgatgaaattattttttttagaTATTTTCATGTTGACTTACTTTGATGTATAAACTATAAACGTAAATATTGTCAAAAGTGCTATTGTAATGTTGAGGTTAtgatttttaatatattatattattgttaaaattatttaaatatattaatataataattaaaaattattagaTAATTAAATCATTTATAGTAAGCTCACGCTttaattatattatattctattttaaaaatataaaatttaataattaaaaactatCTGATAATTAAACCATTTAAAGTTAGCTCATGCAGAACATGTAAGCTAGTGTAAATAATTTTCAAACatctttttttaaataaattcacTTTTTAGAGCTAAAATAACactatattttaaataattattattaatttttatttaatatttaactGATTTCTAAAATGCCCCCCTACGCATTTTTGAACACAAATGGACACTTTCGAATACAAAATTCAATCATACTTTCAAATACAAATTTAA is a genomic window containing:
- the LOC141712345 gene encoding 1-acyl-sn-glycerol-3-phosphate acyltransferase PLS1-like; translation: MKKSSKFLPVIGRSMWFSEYIFLEWSWAQMEIRFRSGCVMLHSRKIQENGSKPRWFRRESNYQVAWTFGAVDPTAAQQLYFRSCRVYAGSFIKVADKLRKLQKKG